From a region of the Marinomonas mediterranea MMB-1 genome:
- the sctW gene encoding type III secretion system gatekeeper subunit SctW, producing the protein MNIQNTPSPNTLTIPQTAQSTINTTKTMTSPSQPDTSNMEEIATKFSESVERSSKSLEERSVSARPKMRIEKLEKIYQLLTGQGDQQQNDDVKRLLSMSQNALSLKQLLSIANGDPAKADILAQHALLKNKTRNDPNIEKNLTAALTKLHQAHGHEVKAGLNTAPALALFSRNPTQRTRLRNLYYKSISGSGSLATIFDALLSQFEENQFEQGLHTLLRAMTDDLSSKFPSLPRSQLKSVLGDLRSGQQLITTHNSCKNLLQKFQRKEVSNSGMTAPRLTRRLIDLTQNNVYPREIKNMSIDCVGDNPVNVTIFLNAIFPLIKKMPAPLWPDDRSHQNTLNLILRSMTEYTEKEKQHYQSTQEHSLNVPQ; encoded by the coding sequence ATGAATATTCAAAACACTCCTAGCCCAAACACGCTGACGATCCCTCAAACCGCGCAGTCGACCATAAACACAACAAAAACGATGACGTCGCCCTCGCAGCCTGATACGTCTAACATGGAAGAGATTGCGACAAAATTCAGTGAAAGTGTCGAACGCAGCAGCAAATCGCTTGAAGAGCGTTCCGTTTCCGCCCGGCCAAAAATGCGGATCGAAAAACTCGAAAAAATATACCAGCTGCTGACAGGGCAAGGTGACCAGCAACAAAATGACGATGTGAAGCGACTCCTTTCAATGAGTCAAAATGCGCTTTCACTCAAACAACTACTGTCTATCGCAAATGGCGACCCTGCGAAAGCAGACATTCTTGCTCAACACGCACTGCTAAAAAACAAAACACGTAATGACCCAAACATCGAAAAAAATCTTACTGCCGCTCTCACCAAGCTGCATCAAGCACACGGACATGAAGTAAAAGCAGGGCTTAACACAGCCCCTGCTCTTGCTTTGTTTAGTCGAAACCCAACTCAACGAACTCGTCTGCGTAACCTTTACTATAAGAGCATTTCAGGTTCGGGGTCTTTGGCTACTATTTTTGATGCTCTTTTAAGTCAGTTTGAAGAAAACCAGTTCGAGCAGGGTCTGCACACACTTCTGAGAGCAATGACGGATGACTTGTCCTCTAAATTTCCTTCCTTGCCTAGAAGCCAACTGAAGTCTGTCTTAGGAGATTTGAGATCAGGACAACAGCTCATTACGACACACAATTCTTGCAAGAACCTGCTGCAGAAATTTCAGCGCAAAGAGGTCTCCAATAGCGGGATGACAGCCCCTCGGTTGACTCGCCGGTTGATCGACTTGACGCAAAACAACGTCTATCCCAGAGAAATCAAAAATATGAGTATCGACTGTGTTGGCGACAACCCAGTGAACGTTACCATCTTTTTGAACGCTATTTTTCCACTGATCAAAAAAATGCCCGCACCTTTATGGCCTGATGATCGATCACACCAAAATACATTAAATCTTATCCTGAGAAGCATGACTGAATACACTGAAAAGGAAAAGCAGCATTATCAGTCAACTCAAGAGCACAGTCTCAATGTCCCACAGTAA
- a CDS encoding response regulator, whose protein sequence is MSIKLLITDDHSIVREGLKQLFCLYDDIDVIDEADSGDALLKKLKYLKPDVVTLDMVMPGKCGIELIEEISEKHPDTPLLILSMHNEAQVTRGSLRAGAQGYLSKDCDASTLIEAVRKLASGGRYIHSDVAEKLAFELEPEKAPKHENLSKREFHVFCQLAKGFSITDIAHELSISKKTVSTHKFRLMQKMDFSSHSEIVRYALNYELIE, encoded by the coding sequence ATGAGTATAAAGTTACTGATTACCGACGACCATTCAATTGTCAGAGAAGGACTAAAGCAATTATTCTGCCTTTATGATGACATTGACGTTATTGACGAGGCAGACAGTGGCGATGCGTTACTAAAAAAGCTGAAATATCTTAAACCAGATGTGGTTACTCTGGACATGGTTATGCCAGGAAAGTGCGGCATTGAACTCATTGAAGAGATTTCAGAAAAGCACCCAGATACCCCATTACTGATCCTAAGTATGCATAACGAAGCGCAAGTAACACGAGGCTCATTGCGCGCAGGAGCACAAGGGTATCTAAGTAAAGATTGCGACGCATCAACCCTCATAGAGGCAGTTAGAAAACTAGCATCAGGTGGAAGATACATTCATTCTGATGTTGCTGAAAAGCTAGCGTTTGAACTGGAGCCTGAAAAAGCCCCTAAACATGAAAACCTATCCAAGCGAGAATTCCATGTATTTTGCCAATTGGCTAAAGGGTTCAGCATTACGGACATTGCACACGAACTGAGCATCAGCAAAAAGACAGTTAGCACGCACAAATTTCGTTTGATGCAGAAAATGGATTTCAGCAGTCATTCCGAAATAGTACGTTATGCCTTAAATTACGAACTCATTGAATAA